A window of Gloeocapsa sp. PCC 73106 genomic DNA:
AGATTATTTCGAGCTAATTTAAATGATCTTGTAAGTAAAGCCGAAGATCCAGAAAAAGTGCTGGAACAAGCTGTTATAGACATGGGACAAGACTTAGTTCAACTACGTCAAGCAGTAGCTCAAGCGATCGCCAGTCAAAAACGCACAGAAAGTCAATACAAGAGCAATCAAATCGAAGCGGACAAATGGTTCCAACGAGCCCAGCTCGCCCTACAAAAAGGAGAAGAAAGCCTAGCTCGTGAAGCTCTAGTCAGAAGAAAATCCTATGAGGATACCGCCAACGTACTTAAACAACAACTAGACAGTCAAAGTGGTCAAGTAGAAGACTTAAAACGTAAACTCATCAGTCTAGAGAGTAAAATTTCTGAGGCAAAAACCAAAAAAGATATGCTTAAAGCCAGAGCTAACGCGGCTAAAGCTAATCAAAGACTCCAAGGAACTCTCTCTAATATGAATACCGGATCAGCCATGGCAGCTTTTGAGCGCATGGAAGAAAAAGTAATGATCGAAGAAGCTAAATCTCAAGCTATAGGCGAAATCGCCGGAAGCGGCTTAGATGAGCAGTTCAGACAATTAGAATCATCAGGTGGTGTAGACGATGAATTAGCCGCGATGAAAGCCGCTCTCAGTGGTGCTCCTTCGGTTCAAGGTAATCTCCCCCCCGCTTCTAGTAGCAGCAGTGTTTCCGATTCACCTATAGACTCGGAATTAGAAGAACTTCGTTCTCAGTTGAAAGAATCCTAGACACTTTCGGCTAGTTTTTGAGTCCAGTATTACCAACACCCTGAATAAATTGTCTTTGTCCCAACAAAAACAACAGTACAATTGGTACAGTAGCGATAACCACCGCAGCCATCAACAGGGACCAGCGATTGGTAAACTGTTCTTGAAAACTAGCTAAAGCCAACTGTACCGTGACTAATTCGGGACGGGTGGTAAACACTAAGGGTTTAAATAAATCATTCCATTCCCCAATAAAAGTAAACAGAAAAACACTGACCAAAGCAGGGCGAGATAGAGGTAGCATAATTTGAGTTAGAATTTGCCAACGATTGGCCCCATCTAAAGCCGCCGCTTGTTCTAGTTCTCTAGGAATAGTGATAAAATACTGTCGCATCAAAAAAATACTGAAACCGTTAGCCGCGGTGGGTAAAATAAGCGCCCAATAGGTATCTAACAGATGTCCCCATTTGAGTACCAGAAAAATAGGAATAACTAAGATTTGCACAGGAATAACCAGAGTCGCTAAAATCAACAGAGATATCGCCCCTTGTCCAGCAAATTTTAATCTCGCTAAAGCATAACCTGCTAAAGCAGAAGTAATCATCTGTAGAAGCGTTACCGCCACAGCAACTAAGGTAGAATTAGCAAAAGCTCGTAGAAAATTGCCTCTAGCCCAAGCTTCCCAATAGTTAGTTAACGTCCAAGTTGAGGAAGGATTAACTCCTAATTCTAAAGAACTCAAAAAGACGATGATTAGAGGTGATAGGATGATTAAAACTCCTAACCAGAGTCCTAAAATAACCAGTATTTTTGCTATAGTTCCTGGAATCATAGATGAAAAATTATGCTTATGATAGGCTATTCTTAGTTGGGAATCTTAGCTAGGAGATCAGAAAACCTATACCATGAGAAATAGTAATGAATAATCTAGACTTCACCTACTGATTCAGTTTATCTTACTTTAGTTAAAAAAAAGGAGCAAAATAAAACTTATGCAAGAGCTTACTATGCCAAGAGAGCTTGATTATCAAAGCCCAGAGTATAAAGATGCCTATAGCCGCATTAATGCCATAGTGATCGAAGGCGAACACGAAGCTTATCAAAACTACATTACCTTGGGGGATATGTTACCGGACGTTCAAGCAGAATTAGTACGGCTAGCTAAGATGGAGAGTCGCCACGCGAAAGGATTTCAATCCTGCGGCAAAAATTTAAACGTTACCCCCGATATGGAGTACGCTAAAAAATTCTTCGCTAAGTTGCACGGGAATTTTCAACAAGCCGCGGCAGAAGGGAAAATCGTTACCTGTTTTGTGATTCAATCTTTGATTATCGAAGCCTTTGCGATCGCAGCTTATCACTTATACATTCCCGTAGCCGATCCTTTTGCCCGCAAAATTACCGAAAATGTGGTCAAAGACGAATATACCCACCTCAACTTCGGTGAAGAGTGGCTCAAAGGGAACTTTGCAAGCGCTAAAGCCGAGTTAGAAGAAGCAAACCGTGAAAATCTACCCATAGTTTGGCAAATGCTCAACGAAGTAGCAGAAGACGCCGCTATCCTAGCGATGGAAAAAGATGCTCTCGTGGAAGATTTTATGATTAGTTACGGTGAAGCCCTCGGTAATATCGGCTTTAACACTCGTGAAATCATGCGTCTATCCTCTCAAGGCTTAAAAGTTGCCTAACCGGGCAAAACCCCGCGACTATGGAAGTAGAAATCAGAGCGGGGTAGTGCATTCTTGCACATTTTTTGAGTAATATCGGAACAAATAACCATTTTAATAGAGCCTAAGTAGTAGATGTTTGGTCTTATCGGTCATCTTACCAGTTTGGAACACGCTCAATCTGTAGCTGAGCAACTAGGTTATCCAGAATACGCTGAACAAGGAATAGATTTTTGGTGCTCGGCGCCCCCAGTGCTTCTAGAAGAATTCACAGTTAAAAGCATTACGGGAAAAACTATTGAAGGAGCGTACATAGAGTCTTGTTTCTTGCCAGAAATGTTAGCAAGTCGTCGGGCTAAAGCCGCTGTGCGCAAGATCCTCAACGCCATGGCTCTAGCCCAGAAACAAGGGATTAACATTACGGCTTTAGGAGGATTTTCTTCAATCGTTTTTGAAGAGTTTAACCTCAAAGAAAGTAAACAAGTCCGGGATGTAGAGCTAGAGTTTGAACGTTTTACCACGGGTAACACTCATACTGCCTACGTGATCGTGCGACAGGTAGAACAGGCTTCAGCTCAGCTGGGAATCGACTTAGCTAAGGCTACCGTAGCTGTCGTAGGAGCAACAGGAGATATTGGCAGCGCGGTGTGTCGTTGGCTAGACCAGAAGACATCGGTAGCAGACTTATTATTAGTAGCGCGTAATCAAGAAAGATTGCAAGCACTACAAGCTGAACTAGGACGAGGTAAAATTCTCGCCTTAGAAGAAGCTCTAGTAGAGGCAGATATTCTAGTCTGGGTAGCCAGTATACCTAAAAGCCTGGAGATTAAGGTAGAAACTCTCAAGAAACCCTGCTTAATCATAGATGGAGGCTATCCGAAAAATTTGGGTACAAAAATTCAACATCCTGAGATCACGGTGCTAAAAGGTGGAATAGTAGAGCACTCCTTGGATATTAGTTGGACAATCATGGAAATAGTTAACATGGATGCGCCAGCTCGTCAAATGTTCGCATGTTTTGCCGAAGCGATGCTATTAGAATTCGAAGACTGTCAGACTAATTATTCTTGGGGACGCAATCAAATTACACCGGAGAGAATGGAGAAAATAGGCGAATTTTCGATTAAACACGGGTTTAAACCTCTGATCTAGGAATAGATAGGCAAATTATGTCCAAACAAGCACGCACTTTTACTCTTGAGTTTGAGAGACCCTTATTTGATTTAGAAGCGAAAATAGGAGAAATACGTCAATTAGCCAAGGAAAATCATAATGTAGATCTTTCAGCCCAAGTTGATTATCTGAGTCTGCAAGCAGAACAACTCAGAAAGGAAATTTTTAGCTCTCTGACTCCGTCACAAAAACTACAAATCGCTCGGCATCCCCGTCGTCCAAGTACCTTAGATTATATTCAAACGATCACAGATGAATGGGTAGAACTACACGGCGATCGCACCGGCTATGACGATCCAGCTCTAGTAGGAGGAATCGGGAGGATACAAGGACGACCAGTAGTGATTCTGGGACACCAAAAGGGGAGAGATACCAAAGATAACGTAGCTCGAAACTTCGGTATGGCTTCACCAGGAGGTTATCGCAAAGCAATCCGCTTGATGGAACACGCTAATCGCTTTCAACTACCGATACTGACTTTTATTGATACCCCAGGCGCTTGGGCAGGGGTAGAAGCAGAAAAGTTAGGACAAGGAGAAGCTATAGCCTATAATCTACGAGAAATGTTCCTTTTTGACGTACCGATTATCTGCACCGTCATCGGTGAAGGAGGATCGGGAGGAGCTCTGGGAATAGGGGTAGGCGATCGCCTCTTGATGTTTGAACATTCTGTTTACACCGTAGCTACACCGGAAGCCTGCGCGGCGATTCTCTGGAAGGACGCAGGCAAATCAGAACAAGCCTGTAATGCTCTGAAAATAACCGCATCTGATTTACAAAGACTGGGCATTATCGACCAAATCTTACCAGAGCCAAAGGGTTGCGCTCACGCCGATCCCCTCGGAGCTGCAGCTATCCTCAAAGGAGCTCTTTGGGAAAATTTAGAACAACTAAGTCAGATGACTCCCATCGAGAGAAAACAATTGCGTTATCAGAAGTTTCGTCAGATAGGGATTTTTAGTGAATAAGAGTAAAAATGCTATAATAGTAAAGGTGATCGCAAGCCAACACTTGTGTGAAAACACAGGAGTAAAGGCTAGGGATCAAGAAATTAGGTTCCGAGTAAAAGTAAAAAATTGACCAGATTATGAAGTCTTGGCAAGAACAACAACGAGCAATTATTACCGGAGCTAGTAGTGGGATAGGCAAAGCAACCGCCGTAGCCTTCGCCAAAGCAGGAATAGCAGTCGCTCTAGTGGGTCGCTCCCAAGCAAAACTAGAGCAAGTAGTACAAATAGCCAAAAGTGTAGGAACCGAAGCCAAAGGGTATATCCTAGATCTGGCAGAAGTTGAGTTAGTAAAAGCTGAGATGAGTGCGATCGCTCAGGACTTTCAACCAATAGACATATTGGTCAACAACGCCGGTATGGGTTACACTAACCTCTTGAAGGAAACCTCCCTATCTGACTGGCAACAAGTTTTAAATTTAAATTTGACGAGTGTGTTTCAGTCAACACAAGCCATCTTACCCCTGATGCGCGATCGTAAAGCAGGAGT
This region includes:
- the accA gene encoding acetyl-CoA carboxylase carboxyl transferase subunit alpha, whose amino-acid sequence is MSKQARTFTLEFERPLFDLEAKIGEIRQLAKENHNVDLSAQVDYLSLQAEQLRKEIFSSLTPSQKLQIARHPRRPSTLDYIQTITDEWVELHGDRTGYDDPALVGGIGRIQGRPVVILGHQKGRDTKDNVARNFGMASPGGYRKAIRLMEHANRFQLPILTFIDTPGAWAGVEAEKLGQGEAIAYNLREMFLFDVPIICTVIGEGGSGGALGIGVGDRLLMFEHSVYTVATPEACAAILWKDAGKSEQACNALKITASDLQRLGIIDQILPEPKGCAHADPLGAAAILKGALWENLEQLSQMTPIERKQLRYQKFRQIGIFSE
- a CDS encoding PspA/IM30 family protein, giving the protein MGLLDRVNRLFRANLNDLVSKAEDPEKVLEQAVIDMGQDLVQLRQAVAQAIASQKRTESQYKSNQIEADKWFQRAQLALQKGEESLAREALVRRKSYEDTANVLKQQLDSQSGQVEDLKRKLISLESKISEAKTKKDMLKARANAAKANQRLQGTLSNMNTGSAMAAFERMEEKVMIEEAKSQAIGEIAGSGLDEQFRQLESSGGVDDELAAMKAALSGAPSVQGNLPPASSSSSVSDSPIDSELEELRSQLKES
- a CDS encoding long-chain acyl-[acyl-carrier-protein] reductase, with the translated sequence MFGLIGHLTSLEHAQSVAEQLGYPEYAEQGIDFWCSAPPVLLEEFTVKSITGKTIEGAYIESCFLPEMLASRRAKAAVRKILNAMALAQKQGINITALGGFSSIVFEEFNLKESKQVRDVELEFERFTTGNTHTAYVIVRQVEQASAQLGIDLAKATVAVVGATGDIGSAVCRWLDQKTSVADLLLVARNQERLQALQAELGRGKILALEEALVEADILVWVASIPKSLEIKVETLKKPCLIIDGGYPKNLGTKIQHPEITVLKGGIVEHSLDISWTIMEIVNMDAPARQMFACFAEAMLLEFEDCQTNYSWGRNQITPERMEKIGEFSIKHGFKPLI
- a CDS encoding SDR family oxidoreductase, whose product is MKSWQEQQRAIITGASSGIGKATAVAFAKAGIAVALVGRSQAKLEQVVQIAKSVGTEAKGYILDLAEVELVKAEMSAIAQDFQPIDILVNNAGMGYTNLLKETSLSDWQQVLNLNLTSVFQSTQAILPLMRDRKAGVIINVASIAAHSSFPNWGAYSVSKAGLVAFSKILAAEEKVHGIRVMTVSPGAVNTPIWDTDTVGADFERSLMLTPEVVAQTILYAATLPPGAMIEEITLMPSAGAL
- a CDS encoding aldehyde oxygenase (deformylating) → MQELTMPRELDYQSPEYKDAYSRINAIVIEGEHEAYQNYITLGDMLPDVQAELVRLAKMESRHAKGFQSCGKNLNVTPDMEYAKKFFAKLHGNFQQAAAEGKIVTCFVIQSLIIEAFAIAAYHLYIPVADPFARKITENVVKDEYTHLNFGEEWLKGNFASAKAELEEANRENLPIVWQMLNEVAEDAAILAMEKDALVEDFMISYGEALGNIGFNTREIMRLSSQGLKVA
- a CDS encoding carbohydrate ABC transporter permease, coding for MIPGTIAKILVILGLWLGVLIILSPLIIVFLSSLELGVNPSSTWTLTNYWEAWARGNFLRAFANSTLVAVAVTLLQMITSALAGYALARLKFAGQGAISLLILATLVIPVQILVIPIFLVLKWGHLLDTYWALILPTAANGFSIFLMRQYFITIPRELEQAAALDGANRWQILTQIMLPLSRPALVSVFLFTFIGEWNDLFKPLVFTTRPELVTVQLALASFQEQFTNRWSLLMAAVVIATVPIVLLFLLGQRQFIQGVGNTGLKN